A window of Ruminiclostridium herbifermentans genomic DNA:
AATCTGGATTTAAAATCTTCATATCCAAATTTCTTAATAATTTTTGCTCCATCTTTTTCATTATACAGTAGAATTGCAGGTAAATTTATTCCATTAAAAGTATTATTCTTTACCATTGTATAATGAGCCATATCGCAAAAAACAAGCTTATCACCTGGACTTAGTGGCTTCTTAAATGAATAATCTCCAATAACATCTCCTGCAAGACAGGTATGGCTTCCAAGTCTGTAAGAATAATCATATTCACCTGGCTTCCCAGCATCTATTATATTAGGTCTGTATGGCATTTCCAATACATCGGGCATATGACAAGCCGCAGACGCGTCTAGGATAGCAATTTTCATACCATTCTCAACTATGTCTAAAACCTTTGCTACTAGATAGCCAGTATTTAAAGCAATGGCTTCACCTGGCTCCAAATAAACTTTTACACCATATTTATCTTGGAAATATGAAATTGAGCGTATTAAAGATTCAATGTCATAGTCAACTCTTGTAATATGATGTCCTCCTCCAAAATTCAGCCATTTCATATCCTTAATATACTTGCCAAACTTCTCATCAACAACTTTTATTGTTCTTTCGAGAGTATCTGAATTTTGTTCACACATTGTGTGAAAATGAAGTCCATCAAGGCCCTCTAGTTTGTCCTCTTTAAAATTTGAAAGAGTTACCCCAAGTCTTGATGAATTATAGCAGGGATCATATAAGTGAGTCTCAATTTCAGAATACTCAGGATTTATACGTATACCACATTCTATTTTTTTAGTCTTATAATTCTTAACTTTTTCTTTATACTTATCCCATTCATTAAAAGAATTGAATACTATATGGTCGCAATATCTGAGGATTTCATCAAATTCCTCTTCTATATATGCAGGTGCATATATATGAACCTCTTTACCCATTTCCTCATATCCCAGTCTAGCCTCAAATAAAGAACTTGAGGTTACCCCTTTAAGATACTGTCCTATTAATGGATAAACACTGTACATGGAAAAGCCTTTCTGAGCAAGAAGAATACTGCATCCTGTCCTGTCCTGCACAGATTTCAATATTTCAAGGTTCTTTATCAAAAGTCTTTCATCAACAATATAACATGGTGTAGGCAAACTACTAAAATCTATATTCAATATTAACCTCCTGGCCGACTCCGGCAAAATATTGGATTTCTCTTTACAACCTTATTTATGTGTTGCTGCCAAAATAATTGCATGGATTAGCATTGTTTATATAATTATAACTAATCCATGCAAATAAATTCTAGTCCTGCTTTTATTAATTGGTAACGCTATATAAAAGTACTAAAACAGCTACTAACAATTGCTATTTTTAATCAATTAGTTCAGGTGAAAAACTCTCTTTCCATGGTAATCCACATTTATTCAAAGCATCCATAAATGGGTCAGGATCAAATTCCTCAATATTATGGACACCTGGTTTATTCCAAATGCCTTTTAATATCATCATCGCACCAATCATAGCCGGAACACCTGTAGTGTAGGATATAGCCTGTGAACCAACCTCTTTATAGCATTCCTCATGATCACATACATTGTAAACATAATAGGTTCTTGGCTTTCCATCCTTTATACCCTGAATAATACATCCTATATTTGTCTTTCCCTTTGTTCTAGGTCCAAGAGATGCTGGATCAGGCAATACTGCCTTTAAAAACTGCAGTGGTATTATTTTCTGACCTTCAAATTCAATTGGTTCAATTGAAGTCATACCAACATTTTCAAGAACCCTCAAATGAGTAAGATATTTCTCTGAAAAAGTCATCCAAAATCTTATTCTTTTAATTCCTTTTATATTGAGGGCTAAAGATTCTATTTCCTCATGATGCAATAGATAAATATCTTTTGGCCCTACTTCAGGTAAATTATATACTCTTTTCATCTCTAATGGTTCAGTTTCTACCCATTCCCCATTCTCCCAATAGCTGCCCTTTGCAGTTATTTCTCGAATATTTATCTCAGGATTGAAATTTGTTGCAAATGGGTATCCGTGGTCACCTGCGTTAGCATCAACAATATCAATATAGTGAATTTCATCAAAATAATGTTTTTGAGCATATGCGCTGAAAACACTTGTAACTCCAGGGTCGAAACCGCTGCCTAAAAGTCCTATTATCCCAGCCTTTTCGAACCTCTCCCTATATGCCCATTGCCATTTATATTCAAACTTAGCTACATCAGGCGGCTCATAATTTGCAGTATCAAGATAGTGTACACCAGTTGCAAGACAAGCATCCATTATTGTCAAATCCTGATATGGCAATGCAACATTAATTACGATATCTGGTCCG
This region includes:
- the nspC gene encoding carboxynorspermidine decarboxylase — translated: MNIDFSSLPTPCYIVDERLLIKNLEILKSVQDRTGCSILLAQKGFSMYSVYPLIGQYLKGVTSSSLFEARLGYEEMGKEVHIYAPAYIEEEFDEILRYCDHIVFNSFNEWDKYKEKVKNYKTKKIECGIRINPEYSEIETHLYDPCYNSSRLGVTLSNFKEDKLEGLDGLHFHTMCEQNSDTLERTIKVVDEKFGKYIKDMKWLNFGGGHHITRVDYDIESLIRSISYFQDKYGVKVYLEPGEAIALNTGYLVAKVLDIVENGMKIAILDASAACHMPDVLEMPYRPNIIDAGKPGEYDYSYRLGSHTCLAGDVIGDYSFKKPLSPGDKLVFCDMAHYTMVKNNTFNGINLPAILLYNEKDGAKIIKKFGYEDFKSRL
- a CDS encoding saccharopine dehydrogenase family protein, producing MGKALIIGAGGVANVVIHKCCQNPDVFEEICIASRTLSKCDAIKAKLDGGKTKIQTAQVDADNTEMLIELIKKFGPDIVINVALPYQDLTIMDACLATGVHYLDTANYEPPDVAKFEYKWQWAYRERFEKAGIIGLLGSGFDPGVTSVFSAYAQKHYFDEIHYIDIVDANAGDHGYPFATNFNPEINIREITAKGSYWENGEWVETEPLEMKRVYNLPEVGPKDIYLLHHEEIESLALNIKGIKRIRFWMTFSEKYLTHLRVLENVGMTSIEPIEFEGQKIIPLQFLKAVLPDPASLGPRTKGKTNIGCIIQGIKDGKPRTYYVYNVCDHEECYKEVGSQAISYTTGVPAMIGAMMILKGIWNKPGVHNIEEFDPDPFMDALNKCGLPWKESFSPELID